DNA from Leptospira harrisiae:
TACGAAACCGCCAAAGAGGCCATCCTCGAGAAAAAAGTTCTCCGATTCGTTCATGAAACATTGAATTTAAGATAAGGCCTATAAACATTGGATAAATAGCTATGCTCAATTTTAACTTTTTAACAACAGATATCCTAATCCTTGCCCAAGAAGAGGGTGCAAAGTCGTCTCTACAGTCACTCATTATCATTCCGATCATGTTAGTTGCTATGTATTTTCTTGTGATCCTTCCTAACAAAAAAGAAGAGAAAAAAAGAAAAGAGATGATCACTAATCTCCAAAAAGGAGACAACGTTGTCACAAACAGTGGTCTCCATGGTAAGATCGTTGAGTTCAAAGACAACAATGAAACAGTTGTTCTCAGTGTTGCTGCGAACACAAACGTCACTTTTGAAACTAGCGCTATTCTGAAGAAGAAAGCCTAAGATGAAAAAACTCTTTTTAATCTCTTTTACATTCTGTTTTTCTGTTTCCCTCTTGGCTCAAGAAGGTTTGGATTTTTTAGATAAGGTAAATGATAAACCAAAATCAACAACCACCAAACCAAAAGAAGAGACAATTGGAACCACAACCAAAAAACAAACAAACATTGTGACCACTACTGGTGTTACAACGGGAAAAAAGAAGAGATCTAAAAAGAAGTCCAAACAAAACCAACTCACTGCGGAAACACTTCCGCAAAACCCGAGTGTGGTGACAAATAATCTAAACACGAACCCTACGGTTACGGACAAATCCATACCGAACATAGAAAAACAACCTACGGTCGTAGAAGAAGAGGAAGTGGCTAGTAACGGAATGTGGATGGATTCCAATGTTTCCGTAGAACCAACAGGACTGCCTGGGTTTTCTGCGGATCTAAAAATTGGAAAAACTGAAAGTGGAAACGTCGAAACAAATCTTTCTCCGAGCAAAGATTCCGGAAAATCACTTTTTAATTTCTCTGATTTTTTTGCTAAATATAAGAAAGCGATGATGATCCTAGGGATTATCATACTCTTTGCGTTTTATAGACTTAGATCCGCTCGCCCGGGATCTAGCAGTCGTTCTTATAGAAGATAATAATTTTAGGAGCAAACTAACTTGCAATCGTATCGACTATTGATTCTTCCTTTTTTGATTTTGGCAGTTTCCTTTACAATTTTGTATCCGAATTTTGCCGATCGTACTTTAAAAATCGTTGTGAGAGAGGATGTTTACTCTCTTCCAGAAGCAGACCAAAAAACATTGGTTAATGGGCTGTTTGAACGTTGGGCGAAAGATTATGGCAAAACTTCTGGATGGACCATAGAACCACAAGGAACACTTCCTCCTAAAGAAAATCCTTTTTATACGGTAAAGGGTCGATTTATCACTTCAGCAAAGATCAATCAAATTTCTCAAGAAAACCAATCTTTAGTGAGTGAATCTAAAAATAAACTTGAGCCCACTTGGATTGAAAATACAATTCGCGGTGGTAAATCTTTGTCTATTAAATTGGGATTAGATTTACAAGGTGGAATGAGAGTTGTACTCAAAGGTGACTTTGATGACTATACATCCAAACTCAAAGATCTTTATGCAAAAGAATTAACTGAGCTCAACCTAACACTTAGTAATCCAACTATAAAACCAGAAGAAAAAGAAAAAGCAAAGTCACGGCTCGCCGAAATTGAATCTAGTTTTGATCTTTCACCAATGCGTAAGATTGTTGAACTAGAAAAAGCAAAGATGATTATTGACAATCGTCTTACGACTCAAAACCTAACAGAGCCACAAGTTCGTATTCAAAAAGAACAGGATGCGATCGAAGTTTCCCTACCAGGTGTTTCTAACTCAGCAGCCATTTTAGAAATTTTACAAAATACGGAAACGGTTGAGTATCGTTTAGAAGAACCAACACCTTTCCTTTATAAAAGCCAAATTGCGGATAATGAACGCCGTATGATGGATTTAGGAAAAAGAGAGAACACGGATATTTTTCTCTTTCAAGAACTTGTAAAAAACAAAATGGGTAAAAAAGCCCAAGATGAGTTTTTAGAAGGGTTAGAGAAAAAATACAATATTCCAAAAGACTTCAAAGTATATGCAATGTGGGCTCGTGGAAATGCAGCCAAATCGGCACTTTTGCCTCGTAGTTTTGTGGTTTTGGAACGTAAAATTGCCTTATCTGGAAATGATATGACCAATGCCCAACCATCTTATAACTCCAATTCCTATGGATGGATGGTAAGTTTTACTCTCACTCCTAATGGGGCAGAAAAGTTTTTTGATCTTACTTCACAAAACCGTGGCCGTAACCTAGCAATTGTTTGGGGGGATAAGGTGATTTCAAATCCTGTTATCAATGACCCAATCGCTGGTGGACGTGCTGAAATTTCAGGAAGTTTCTCTGAACAAGAAGCCATTCGATTGGCAAACGTAATTTCAGAAGGAGCACTTCCTATCCCACTTTCTGTTTTGGAAATGAGATTCATTGGACCAACTCTTGGAATTGAATCCATCGAAGTGGGTGTAAAAGCTGTTGCCATAGGATTTTTCCTAGTGATGGTTTATATGATATTTTATTACAGGTTAGGTGGATTTATTGCAGACCTTTCTCTATTAGTAAACCTTATCATTTTAGCGGCACTTCTAACTTTGATGGACTTTACGTTGACTCTTCCAGGGATTGCCGGGATCATTCTGACAGCAGGTATGGCTGTTGATGCGAACGTAATCATATATGAAAGGATACGTGAAGAAATTGAAGAGGGAAGGGCACTTTCCATCGCAGTCACACGTGGTTTTGAAAATGCATTTTGGACCATTATGGACGCGAACGTAACCACACTCATTGCAGGGATTTTAATGATTCGTCTTGGAAATGGACCAATCAAAGGTTTTGCGATCACTCTTTGTTGGGGGATTGTGACAACTCTATTTACTTCTCTTTTCCTCTCACGGTTGTTTATGGAACTTACTGTTAACCGATTGGGAATCCATCATTTAAACTTAAGGCCTTTCTTCTTTGGAAAAAAGGAGACTACAAATGCGTAATATCAATTTCACAAAGTATAAATACTTTACTCTTAGTTTTTCATTTTTAGCGATTGTTTTTGGTTTTGTTGTAACTTTTGCTAAATACGGCGGATTTGCTCACTCTCTTGATTTTAATGGTGGACTACGAACTGTTGTGGAACTTCCTGCGGATAAAACTCGTAGTGATTTGGATGGATACTTTCAGTCCAAAAACATTGAAGCCGTCGTGATTCTTTTGGAAAAAGATAAAAATATTTATCAATTGGACATCGGACTAGGTTCTTTAGATACAATTGAAACTTTGTATAAGGAAATTCCGGAAGAAAACCGTGAGTCTTCCACTTCTGCCATTGATCGTTTTGTTCAACTTGTACGTTACGAATATAAACTTCCGAAAGAAAAGATTCTTTCCGCAGACCAAGTAGGTGCAGTAGTTGGAGGAGAGTTGACAGAGGTGGGTATCACACTTCTACTCACAACACTTGCCATCATCCTTTTGTATTTGAGTATTCGTTCTCAGTTTAAGTTTGCTTTGGCTTCTTCCATTGCTCTGGTTCATGATATCCTTATGACTTTGGCACTCATTGGATTTTTACAAATCAAACCAAGTGTTCCTATCATTGCGGCACTTCTCACACTCCTTGGTTATTCCATTAACGATAAAATCGTGGTATTTGACCGAATTAGAGAAAACGCACATGGAAAAGACAATTTAGCTCTTTCCAATATCATCAATGTTTCGATCACACAAACCTTGGGTAGAACCATCAATACTTCTTTTACAACAATGATTTCTGTTGTGGCAATCATTGTGGGTGGGGCAGTCGAATTGTATGATTTTGCTTTCATTCTACTTTTTGGGGTAATTGTCGGAACCTATTCTTCAATCTATATTGCGGCACCTATTTCTGAGATTTACGACCAACTCAGGAAGAAAAAATTCGCATAACAAATATTTTATGGATGCAGAGAAACGGAAGGAAACTTATTCTCTGCATTCCCTACTTGGGTTTTTGGCAATGGGAAAAACCGGAGCCAATCCTCCCGTCTCTGCTGTTTTAACTGATGAAACAGGCTCCATTCTTGCCAGTGCACATACCCAAAAATTTGGTGGGAACCATGCCGAAAGGGAACTTTATTCACGTTATCCGAGTGCTGGTGAAAGCCAATTCCTTTCTGTTAGTTTAGAACCCTGTACCCATTTTGGAAAAACACCACCTTGCCGCGATTTGGTGATTGAAAAAAAACCTAAAGAAATCAAACTCGGTTGGAAAGATCCGAATCCTTTAGTGACTTCGGGAGATTGGGAAAAGTATACAGAGTCTGGAATTTCTGTTACATTGGATCCCATGCTCGCAAAGGTTTCCCTACCTTTTTTACAAGGTTTTTTACACCGAATCCAAACGGGAAGGCCTTGGGTTTGGATCAAAGCAGCCACATCCATTGAAGGTAATTATGCTTCGAAAGAGAAAAAAAAGGAACGTGTGAGTTCAGAGGAAATGGATTTATATTTGCAGGTTCTCCGTGCGAAAATGGATGCAATCGCTGTTGGTCCAGGAACCGTAATTTCCGATTCTCCCTCCCTTCATTTTCGAATTACAGATGAGATGGTTCTTACGCAGAAACCAGGACAAAGAGTTACCGAATTAGAACCTTTTTTTGAAGCGGGATCTGGACTCATATCTTCGTTATTATCCTATACAAAAGATTCTGAAAAATTACATCGTTTAGAGGAAGAAGTATACCAACCATTTCGTATCTTTTGTTTGGATCCAAACCATCTTCCCTCTGATGTTTTTTTTGCAAAACAAAGGGAACTGACTGAAAAGTTTGGAGTGAAAAAATGTATTTTTTTTATATTAATCGAGGACAATTCGGAATCTATCTCTAAAGAATTAGAGGAACAAATTAAGATGGTTTCCCCTTATGAAGCAGTTTTCATTGATTCGAATGAAGGTGATAAGTTTTTGGAAATTCTCGGAGAACTCGGCATCAATACTTTGTTATGTGAAGCCGGTAGTTTTTTCCCAAACTTCCTACAAAATGAACTTTCAGAGGAAGATCGAATTTTGGAGATTCGAAATGAAAAAAAATCGATTCCTGATGGAATTCCTTTTATTTTTCACAACGAACCACTGATTTCCGAATACAAAGTCGGAACAAACCGTATTTTTATCAGAAAACCGCAAAGGAGTCATTAACCCAATGTTTACAGGTCTTGTCGAAACCCTCGGAAAAGTAATCACTATAAAACCAATTGATTCGGGAATCCAATTCACAATCGAAACAGAATGGGAAAATCCTGATTTAAAAATAGGAGATTCCATTGCCATCAATGGAGCTTGTATGACAGTCACTGAGTTCAGTGATTTAGGGAATGTTTTTAATTTTTATGCATCTTTTAAATCTTTAGAATTAACCAACTTGTCTCGGTTAGGGGAAGGATCTTCTGTGAATTTAGAAAGAGCGATGGCGCTCGGACAAAGGTTTGGTGGTCATATGGTCCAAGGCCATGTGGACGGAATGGCAAAAGTCATCAGTAGAAAACAAATCGAAGCCGAAGTAGAAGAGTTCTGGGTGGCGATCCCAAAAGAACTACAACGTTATTTTGTTAAAAAAGGTTCTGTGACTTTAGATGGAATCAGCCTTACAGTTGTCGATGTGAAAGACGGAAATATCCAACTGATCCTGATTCCTGAGACGATGGAAAAAACAAATGCAAATTCCTGGAAAAAAGACCAATGGTTGAATGTAGAAGTGGATGTTCTTGCCAAATACATTGAAAATTATCTGGAACAGAGGTCTTGAGTTTTAGTTCCGTTTTAGTAAATCGTCGATTTCGGAATCAGTGTCGTCATCAGAAACATATTTGGTTCGAAAATCTATTTCATTCATAATTTCAAAAAACATATCTAGTTTAGCTAATTTGAATACGTTCATAATCATGGGTTTCATACCCACTAGGATGAGTTTGCCTTTTTTGTTTTTCAGTGAATTGAGGCTTTTGATAAGAGAACCAATTCCAGAAGAGTCAATATAGTCGAGACGGCTCATATCGATAGAAACAATACTGGGATTTGGTTCGATGATTTTTGCAAAGATAGATTCAAATTCCTCTGTGGATTCTATATCGAATTTTCCAGCAATTTCTATGGTTTTGATCTTTCCTGTTGCGTTTAGTTTCAGTTCCACAAGGCCTCCGATCCGGAATATTTAGACAAAAGAAAGGGGAAAAATCAATGACTTTCTTTGGGAATCTTCTTTAATTCGGAACGGCTTTCAGAGTTTTAGTATATAGAGGCCTTCCCCAATGATACGTCCGATCGAAGAAGCAATCGAAGAAATCCGCCAAGGCAAAATGATCATTCTCGTCGACTCTGAAGACAGAGAAAACGAAGGAGATTTGGTCTGTGCTTCCCAATTTGCAGATAAAGACAAAATCAACTTTATGGCAACCCACGGTCGCGGACTCATTTGTGTTCCCATGGAAAGGGAAAGGCTACAATCTTTGGGCCTTGGGAAAATGGTGGATGATCTTTCATTGGGAGATAAACATGGAACTGCCTTTACAGTTTCCGTGGATGCCAAACATGGAACGACAACAGGTATTTCAGCACCTGACAGAGCCAAAACGGTGGAAGCTCTCCTTGATCCTAAAACAAAATCGGAAGATTTAATGCGCCCAGGTCATATGTTTCCTTTACAAGCAGTTACCGGTGGAGTTTTAAGAAGGGCAGGTCATACCGAAGCTGCTGTCGACTTAGCAAAGTTAGCTGGTCTATATCCTAGTGGTGTCATT
Protein-coding regions in this window:
- the yajC gene encoding preprotein translocase subunit YajC, which produces MLNFNFLTTDILILAQEEGAKSSLQSLIIIPIMLVAMYFLVILPNKKEEKKRKEMITNLQKGDNVVTNSGLHGKIVEFKDNNETVVLSVAANTNVTFETSAILKKKA
- a CDS encoding SRP-less Sec system protein, with protein sequence MKKLFLISFTFCFSVSLLAQEGLDFLDKVNDKPKSTTTKPKEETIGTTTKKQTNIVTTTGVTTGKKKRSKKKSKQNQLTAETLPQNPSVVTNNLNTNPTVTDKSIPNIEKQPTVVEEEEVASNGMWMDSNVSVEPTGLPGFSADLKIGKTESGNVETNLSPSKDSGKSLFNFSDFFAKYKKAMMILGIIILFAFYRLRSARPGSSSRSYRR
- the secD gene encoding protein translocase subunit SecD, translating into MQSYRLLILPFLILAVSFTILYPNFADRTLKIVVREDVYSLPEADQKTLVNGLFERWAKDYGKTSGWTIEPQGTLPPKENPFYTVKGRFITSAKINQISQENQSLVSESKNKLEPTWIENTIRGGKSLSIKLGLDLQGGMRVVLKGDFDDYTSKLKDLYAKELTELNLTLSNPTIKPEEKEKAKSRLAEIESSFDLSPMRKIVELEKAKMIIDNRLTTQNLTEPQVRIQKEQDAIEVSLPGVSNSAAILEILQNTETVEYRLEEPTPFLYKSQIADNERRMMDLGKRENTDIFLFQELVKNKMGKKAQDEFLEGLEKKYNIPKDFKVYAMWARGNAAKSALLPRSFVVLERKIALSGNDMTNAQPSYNSNSYGWMVSFTLTPNGAEKFFDLTSQNRGRNLAIVWGDKVISNPVINDPIAGGRAEISGSFSEQEAIRLANVISEGALPIPLSVLEMRFIGPTLGIESIEVGVKAVAIGFFLVMVYMIFYYRLGGFIADLSLLVNLIILAALLTLMDFTLTLPGIAGIILTAGMAVDANVIIYERIREEIEEGRALSIAVTRGFENAFWTIMDANVTTLIAGILMIRLGNGPIKGFAITLCWGIVTTLFTSLFLSRLFMELTVNRLGIHHLNLRPFFFGKKETTNA
- the secF gene encoding protein translocase subunit SecF is translated as MRNINFTKYKYFTLSFSFLAIVFGFVVTFAKYGGFAHSLDFNGGLRTVVELPADKTRSDLDGYFQSKNIEAVVILLEKDKNIYQLDIGLGSLDTIETLYKEIPEENRESSTSAIDRFVQLVRYEYKLPKEKILSADQVGAVVGGELTEVGITLLLTTLAIILLYLSIRSQFKFALASSIALVHDILMTLALIGFLQIKPSVPIIAALLTLLGYSINDKIVVFDRIRENAHGKDNLALSNIINVSITQTLGRTINTSFTTMISVVAIIVGGAVELYDFAFILLFGVIVGTYSSIYIAAPISEIYDQLRKKKFA
- a CDS encoding dihydrofolate reductase family protein yields the protein MDAEKRKETYSLHSLLGFLAMGKTGANPPVSAVLTDETGSILASAHTQKFGGNHAERELYSRYPSAGESQFLSVSLEPCTHFGKTPPCRDLVIEKKPKEIKLGWKDPNPLVTSGDWEKYTESGISVTLDPMLAKVSLPFLQGFLHRIQTGRPWVWIKAATSIEGNYASKEKKKERVSSEEMDLYLQVLRAKMDAIAVGPGTVISDSPSLHFRITDEMVLTQKPGQRVTELEPFFEAGSGLISSLLSYTKDSEKLHRLEEEVYQPFRIFCLDPNHLPSDVFFAKQRELTEKFGVKKCIFFILIEDNSESISKELEEQIKMVSPYEAVFIDSNEGDKFLEILGELGINTLLCEAGSFFPNFLQNELSEEDRILEIRNEKKSIPDGIPFIFHNEPLISEYKVGTNRIFIRKPQRSH
- a CDS encoding riboflavin synthase — encoded protein: MFTGLVETLGKVITIKPIDSGIQFTIETEWENPDLKIGDSIAINGACMTVTEFSDLGNVFNFYASFKSLELTNLSRLGEGSSVNLERAMALGQRFGGHMVQGHVDGMAKVISRKQIEAEVEEFWVAIPKELQRYFVKKGSVTLDGISLTVVDVKDGNIQLILIPETMEKTNANSWKKDQWLNVEVDVLAKYIENYLEQRS
- a CDS encoding STAS domain-containing protein, which translates into the protein MELKLNATGKIKTIEIAGKFDIESTEEFESIFAKIIEPNPSIVSIDMSRLDYIDSSGIGSLIKSLNSLKNKKGKLILVGMKPMIMNVFKLAKLDMFFEIMNEIDFRTKYVSDDDTDSEIDDLLKRN